From Candidatus Atelocyanobacterium thalassa isolate ALOHA, a single genomic window includes:
- a CDS encoding hemolysin family protein, translating into MLLLSAFFSGSETAITAFDNLKLRGLIEKQGDSSTLYRLALKNRRRFITSLLIGNNLVNNFLAILTSNLFAMWLGSAGLGIATAMVTTIVLIFGEITPKSLAILNPRAFFRWCIRPIFLLSQLLSFLGIVQIFEKITQKTIQAFHGTSEKSAPSGESLNDLQVMIEILEGKGKLDLYKHQLLNKALMLDQLMAKDVVKPRLEMTTISHQENLQQLINLSLETGYSRIPIQGESKDHIVGIVHLKKALQILNSSSRDVKVTEAMDNPVYVPETKRAPSLLKEMLQKRFHIAIVVDEYGGTVGLVTLEDILEELVGEIYDESDSPHSYSKFSSKNSFVM; encoded by the coding sequence ATGTTATTGTTGTCTGCTTTTTTTTCAGGCTCTGAAACTGCAATTACAGCATTCGATAATCTAAAGTTACGAGGATTGATCGAAAAGCAAGGGGATTCTTCTACCTTATATCGTTTAGCTCTAAAAAATCGTAGACGCTTTATTACAAGCTTATTAATTGGTAATAACTTAGTTAATAACTTTTTAGCAATCTTAACAAGTAATTTATTTGCAATGTGGCTAGGTAGTGCCGGCCTAGGAATTGCCACTGCAATGGTTACAACAATAGTCTTAATTTTTGGGGAAATCACACCAAAATCTCTAGCTATTTTAAATCCTAGGGCTTTCTTTCGCTGGTGTATTCGCCCAATATTTTTATTATCTCAGTTATTATCTTTTTTAGGAATTGTACAAATTTTCGAAAAAATAACTCAGAAAACAATACAGGCTTTTCATGGTACATCAGAAAAAAGCGCACCATCAGGAGAGTCTTTAAATGATCTTCAAGTAATGATAGAAATCTTAGAAGGGAAAGGTAAATTAGACTTATATAAACATCAACTACTTAATAAAGCTTTGATGTTAGATCAATTGATGGCAAAAGATGTTGTTAAGCCTCGTTTGGAAATGACAACTATTTCTCATCAAGAAAACTTGCAACAATTAATCAATTTGTCTTTGGAAACAGGCTATTCTAGAATTCCTATTCAAGGAGAATCTAAAGATCATATTGTAGGGATTGTGCACTTGAAAAAAGCTTTACAAATTTTAAACTCTTCTTCTAGAGATGTAAAAGTAACGGAAGCGATGGATAATCCAGTCTATGTTCCTGAAACGAAAAGAGCCCCTAGTCTATTAAAGGAAATGTTACAAAAAAGATTTCACATTGCCATAGTGGTTGATGAGTATGGTGGAACGGTGGGATTAGTAACTTTAGAAGATATTCTAGAGGAATTGGTAGGAGAAATATATGACGAAAGTGACTCACCTCATAGCTATTCAAAATTCTCAAGTAAAAATAGTTTTGTTATGTAA
- the rpmF gene encoding 50S ribosomal protein L32 yields the protein MAVPKKKTSNSKRDHRKAHWKRTAALQAAKALSLGKSVLSGRSNSFVYPKDEEAEEEEE from the coding sequence ATGGCAGTTCCTAAGAAAAAGACTTCTAATTCAAAACGAGACCATCGTAAAGCACACTGGAAACGTACAGCGGCTTTACAGGCTGCTAAAGCACTATCTCTCGGAAAATCGGTTCTTTCTGGCCGTTCCAATAGCTTTGTATATCCAAAAGATGAAGAAGCTGAAGAAGAAGAAGAGTAA
- a CDS encoding ArnT family glycosyltransferase, with translation MYKKNIFSDNQLSIFYILLFGLFFRAIIAFWLFPGYDEGYYYLYTQNLDWSFFDHPLFVSLTTGFGIWFTGITSPFTLRIGTLLLYTGSLFLLYLISLRLFNQKTAKITLILASIIPIFQIGFGVITLPDSPLIFFWSASIYCATCELFPKKNINYRPTYRLSILGVLIGLTCLSKYHGFVLGFCLFTFCLSNRIYRRAVLSSWCLLGFASFVTVLFPLIFWNYQHDWVSLRFQLFDRFSSVPNVSKPYSVLKIFNAFLTNIGLLFPTIGIPLWWVTIKTVFTEISTSINNKIRTEDEKYLSRKKLFILWMSLPLILGLNILGGKEQILATWPMPGFWSLILLLGFYVEKWQDNSKKTIEKWLKINIVLISCLLLLILAHINTGFLLQGSRYAILGGFLNTKTDPSTELINVKQLKEEVSDSPMLLEALQNSDFIFTNAYYLSGLIDLALRPLKSIPVTCFSYDRRGFTFWTNMNQLVGKDALYITLKRFHEMPGLTNEFRDFFKEMKEIGKVDMKRGGVTVETLYFYEAKSLLKPYKSSKYSIR, from the coding sequence TTGTATAAAAAGAATATTTTTTCAGACAATCAATTATCAATTTTTTATATTTTACTTTTCGGACTATTTTTTCGTGCAATCATTGCTTTTTGGTTATTTCCTGGTTATGACGAAGGGTATTATTATCTCTATACTCAAAATTTAGATTGGAGTTTTTTTGATCATCCTCTATTCGTATCCTTAACAACTGGTTTCGGTATCTGGTTCACAGGTATTACTTCCCCATTTACTCTTCGAATTGGAACATTACTTTTATATACAGGAAGTTTATTTTTACTATATTTAATTAGTTTAAGGTTATTCAATCAAAAAACAGCCAAAATAACATTAATTCTTGCTTCGATTATTCCAATTTTTCAAATCGGCTTTGGAGTAATAACATTACCTGATAGTCCTCTTATCTTTTTTTGGTCTGCATCTATATACTGTGCTACTTGTGAATTGTTTCCTAAGAAAAATATAAACTATCGTCCTACATACCGCTTAAGTATTCTCGGAGTTTTAATTGGATTAACTTGCTTAAGTAAATATCATGGCTTTGTATTAGGTTTTTGTTTATTTACATTTTGTTTAAGTAATCGAATTTATCGTCGTGCTGTACTATCAAGTTGGTGTCTACTTGGATTTGCTTCCTTTGTTACAGTATTATTTCCTTTAATATTTTGGAATTATCAGCATGATTGGGTATCTTTGAGATTTCAACTTTTTGATCGGTTTTCATCTGTTCCCAATGTTTCTAAACCCTATAGTGTTTTAAAAATTTTTAATGCTTTTTTAACTAATATTGGTTTATTATTTCCCACAATTGGTATTCCTTTATGGTGGGTAACTATAAAAACAGTATTTACAGAAATATCTACATCTATAAATAATAAAATTAGAACAGAAGATGAAAAGTATTTATCAAGGAAGAAGTTGTTTATACTTTGGATGTCTTTACCATTAATACTAGGTTTAAATATTTTGGGAGGCAAAGAACAAATTTTAGCAACCTGGCCAATGCCTGGATTTTGGAGTTTGATACTATTATTAGGTTTTTATGTAGAAAAATGGCAGGATAACTCAAAAAAGACAATAGAAAAATGGTTAAAAATCAATATAGTTTTAATTAGTTGTTTATTACTATTAATATTAGCTCATATCAATACAGGGTTTTTGTTACAAGGAAGTAGATATGCAATTTTAGGAGGATTTTTAAATACTAAGACCGATCCTTCTACAGAACTTATTAATGTAAAGCAACTTAAAGAAGAAGTCTCTGATTCACCTATGCTGCTAGAAGCTTTACAAAATTCTGATTTTATATTTACAAATGCTTATTATTTAAGTGGTTTAATTGACCTTGCTTTAAGACCTTTGAAATCTATTCCTGTAACTTGTTTTAGTTACGACAGAAGAGGTTTTACTTTTTGGACAAATATGAATCAATTAGTAGGGAAGGATGCTCTTTATATTACATTGAAGCGGTTTCATGAAATGCCTGGCTTGACTAATGAATTTCGCGATTTTTTTAAAGAGATGAAAGAAATTGGGAAAGTTGATATGAAACGGGGAGGAGTGACCGTTGAAACTCTTTATTTTTATGAAGCAAAATCTTTGTTAAAACCATATAAATCATCTAAGTATTCAATCAGGTAA
- the petG gene encoding cytochrome b6-f complex subunit V: protein MIEPLLMGIVLGLIPITLSGLFVSAYLQYKRSNQLNLD from the coding sequence ATGATTGAACCCCTACTTATGGGAATTGTATTAGGACTTATTCCGATTACTTTGTCTGGATTGTTTGTCTCTGCATATTTGCAATATAAACGTAGTAACCAACTTAACTTGGATTAA
- a CDS encoding BCD family MFS transporter encodes MSMKNTFQTSNSQSLEFLPKIGLLTMFRLGLFQMGLGIMSLLTLGVINRVMIDELKVIPWVAAVAIAMYQFVSPAKVWFGQMSDSRPIRGYHRTIYIWFGAIFFTSLSYVALQVAWELGQSIQDNGWGWTSDIWAILLGLVFAFYGLALSMSSTPFAALLVDVSDDDNRSQLIGIVWSMLMVGIVIGAIISSQLLNTPEVCGPALMAYDPTQSSKVVNIDILRSTVNPVFIIMPIIVFGLCLIGTWGVESSYSRFSVRSNHSKREDQITLKESLKVLTSSRQTFVFFSFILILTLSLFMQDTVMEPYGGEVFGMCISETTKLNAFFGIGTLLGIGSTGFLMLPKLGKKQTTKIGCIFSIVCFTLIIAAGIIRDENLLKFGLLVLGLASGIITAGATSLMLDLTVAETAGTFIGAWGLSQAMARGFSTVLGGVVLHIGKSIFSVPVFSYSLVFLMQGIGMLFAINILKHVSVKEFKNDAKSAISVVMEGEIEG; translated from the coding sequence ATGTCTATGAAAAACACTTTCCAAACTTCAAATTCTCAATCTTTAGAATTTTTACCTAAAATCGGACTACTAACAATGTTTCGATTAGGCTTATTTCAAATGGGTTTAGGAATTATGTCTTTGCTGACTTTAGGTGTAATAAACCGAGTTATGATTGACGAGTTGAAAGTTATCCCTTGGGTTGCAGCTGTAGCAATTGCTATGTATCAATTTGTAAGTCCTGCAAAAGTTTGGTTCGGACAAATGTCAGATTCAAGACCAATAAGAGGATACCATAGAACAATTTATATATGGTTTGGAGCAATTTTTTTTACAAGTCTTTCTTATGTGGCACTTCAAGTAGCTTGGGAGCTTGGTCAAAGTATACAAGATAATGGTTGGGGCTGGACAAGTGATATATGGGCTATCTTGTTGGGATTGGTGTTTGCCTTCTATGGACTAGCTCTTAGTATGAGTTCAACCCCTTTCGCCGCATTATTAGTAGATGTTTCTGATGATGATAATAGATCTCAATTAATAGGGATAGTATGGTCAATGTTAATGGTGGGTATCGTAATTGGAGCTATTATAAGTTCACAATTGTTAAACACTCCTGAAGTTTGTGGACCTGCTTTAATGGCATATGATCCAACTCAAAGCTCTAAGGTAGTAAATATAGATATTTTACGAAGTACTGTTAATCCTGTTTTTATTATTATGCCAATAATCGTCTTTGGCTTATGTTTAATAGGTACATGGGGAGTAGAATCAAGCTATTCTAGATTTTCTGTACGTTCAAACCATAGTAAAAGAGAAGATCAAATTACTCTGAAGGAATCTTTAAAAGTTTTAACATCAAGCCGCCAAACCTTTGTATTTTTCAGTTTTATACTTATACTAACCCTTAGCTTATTTATGCAAGACACCGTCATGGAGCCATATGGGGGAGAAGTATTTGGGATGTGTATTTCTGAAACAACGAAGTTGAATGCTTTCTTCGGAATTGGTACTCTCCTTGGCATTGGATCGACAGGTTTTTTAATGTTGCCAAAATTAGGTAAAAAACAAACTACTAAGATAGGCTGTATATTTTCAATAGTATGTTTTACTCTCATTATCGCTGCGGGTATTATAAGAGATGAAAACTTATTAAAATTCGGGCTACTAGTTCTAGGATTAGCATCGGGGATTATTACAGCAGGAGCAACTAGTTTGATGTTGGATCTTACAGTTGCAGAAACTGCAGGTACTTTTATAGGAGCTTGGGGACTTTCTCAGGCAATGGCTAGAGGTTTCTCCACTGTGTTAGGTGGTGTCGTTCTACATATTGGAAAGTCAATATTTTCGGTCCCAGTTTTTTCTTATAGCCTTGTATTTTTAATGCAAGGTATTGGGATGTTATTTGCCATTAATATTCTAAAGCATGTTAGTGTCAAAGAGTTCAAAAATGACGCAAAATCAGCAATCTCCGTTGTTATGGAAGGAGAAATAGAAGGCTGA
- a CDS encoding site-2 protease family protein, with the protein MLTLSEKALIFFSLTITIGIFFLINNQTNFSKGIKFFSRLRLISLISPWIIIFAFLFFEIELSLINIFLILLPSSLSYIYISQLIKRKQEEKLKEDDLLQVKLDSNKNANGSLIISQDLLIMKNIFSIDTFFSTESIPYEEGIIFRGNLRGDPDATYKLLSSKLRTHFDEKYCLFLVEGNEGKPVVIVLPNTNNHKAMTTLQKNLAIVLFLATVVTSLEKTSILLGFDLFDNWNRFHEVIPITLALWIIIAFHEIGHLLVASFYNIKLSWPFFLPIWEIGSFGAITRFESLIPNRKTLFDISFAGPAFSGIISIVLLVCGLIFSHPGSLLQMTTQSFQKSILISVLAKFILGDQLKNSIIDINPLFIIGWLGLIITALNLMPAGQLDGGRILQSIYGRETVRKSTIITLIILGIVTILNPTNPIPLYWIMFILFLQRDTEKPSLNELTEPNNIRAILALISISIMLLILMPLNSLLVESLGMGG; encoded by the coding sequence ATGCTCACTTTATCTGAAAAGGCGTTAATCTTTTTTTCCCTTACGATAACAATAGGAATTTTCTTTTTAATAAATAATCAAACTAATTTTTCTAAAGGAATAAAGTTTTTTTCTCGGCTAAGATTAATAAGTCTAATATCTCCTTGGATCATTATTTTTGCTTTTCTATTCTTTGAAATTGAACTCAGTTTAATAAATATTTTCTTAATACTATTACCTTCTTCTTTATCATATATATACATAAGCCAATTAATTAAAAGAAAACAAGAGGAAAAATTAAAGGAAGATGATTTATTACAGGTAAAATTAGACAGTAACAAAAATGCAAATGGCTCTTTAATTATTAGTCAAGATCTACTAATCATGAAGAATATATTTAGCATTGATACCTTTTTTTCAACAGAAAGCATTCCATACGAAGAAGGCATAATATTTAGAGGAAACTTGAGGGGAGATCCCGATGCAACATATAAACTTCTTTCTAGTAAATTACGAACACATTTTGATGAAAAATATTGTTTATTCTTAGTAGAGGGGAACGAAGGTAAGCCAGTAGTCATAGTACTGCCTAATACGAATAATCATAAAGCAATGACTACTTTACAGAAAAACTTAGCCATAGTTCTTTTTTTAGCAACTGTTGTTACTAGTTTAGAAAAAACTAGTATTTTACTTGGTTTTGATCTTTTTGATAATTGGAATCGATTTCATGAAGTAATTCCAATAACTTTGGCATTATGGATAATAATAGCCTTTCATGAAATCGGTCATCTTTTAGTAGCTAGTTTTTACAATATTAAACTAAGCTGGCCTTTCTTTTTGCCAATTTGGGAAATTGGCTCTTTTGGTGCAATTACTCGCTTCGAATCCTTAATACCAAACAGAAAAACTCTGTTTGATATATCTTTTGCTGGGCCAGCTTTTAGTGGAATCATCTCTATAGTTTTATTGGTATGCGGGTTGATATTTTCTCATCCCGGTAGTCTACTTCAAATGACTACTCAATCATTCCAAAAATCAATCTTAATTAGTGTCTTAGCGAAATTTATTTTGGGTGATCAATTAAAAAATTCAATAATTGATATTAATCCTTTATTTATTATTGGATGGTTAGGGTTAATAATTACTGCATTAAATTTAATGCCTGCAGGTCAACTAGATGGAGGAAGAATTCTTCAATCTATTTATGGGAGAGAGACTGTAAGAAAATCTACTATTATTACTTTAATTATATTAGGAATTGTAACTATACTTAATCCTACTAACCCCATACCTTTATATTGGATTATGTTCATCTTGTTTTTACAAAGAGATACTGAAAAACCTAGTCTTAATGAATTAACAGAACCGAATAATATTCGTGCAATATTGGCTTTGATCTCAATATCAATAATGTTATTAATATTAATGCCTCTAAATTCTTTGTTAGTAGAAAGCTTGGGTATGGGAGGATAA
- the murQ gene encoding N-acetylmuramic acid 6-phosphate etherase, whose translation MENIKERGNLLTEQINPKSENLDQLTSIELVDLFNEEDTNTIKSINKARLELAKSIDVISQALKNGGKLFYIGAGTSGRLGVLDAVECPPTFCTSPTLVQGIMAGGDSALIKSSENLEDSFQEGEKEIIKRGITSKDIVVGISAGGTTPFVHGALSASKQRFAHTVAIACVPIEQVSIDVDIDIRLLTGPEILAGSTRLKAGTATKMALNIISTGVMVKLGKVYRNRMIDVAVTNSKLYDRALRILQDLTNLNRHKAILLLEHNNKKVKLALLNYWTDINPRDGQSLLDVHQGNLKSALNHYDKLKNK comes from the coding sequence ATGGAAAATATAAAAGAAAGGGGAAATCTCCTAACTGAGCAAATTAATCCCAAAAGTGAAAATTTAGATCAATTAACCTCTATAGAATTAGTGGATCTTTTTAATGAAGAAGATACTAATACAATTAAATCTATTAATAAGGCAAGATTAGAATTAGCTAAATCCATTGATGTTATAAGCCAAGCACTAAAAAATGGGGGAAAGTTATTCTACATTGGAGCAGGCACAAGCGGAAGATTGGGGGTTTTGGATGCAGTAGAGTGTCCTCCAACTTTTTGCACTAGCCCAACATTAGTACAAGGTATTATGGCAGGTGGAGATTCTGCATTAATAAAAAGTTCAGAAAATTTAGAAGATAGTTTTCAGGAAGGAGAAAAAGAAATTATAAAGCGGGGAATAACAAGTAAAGATATAGTTGTGGGAATTAGTGCTGGTGGGACAACTCCTTTTGTTCACGGAGCTTTAAGTGCTTCAAAACAAAGATTTGCGCATACAGTTGCTATTGCCTGTGTACCAATAGAACAAGTTTCAATAGATGTTGATATTGATATCCGATTGCTAACTGGTCCTGAAATATTAGCAGGATCAACTCGCTTAAAAGCAGGGACTGCGACTAAAATGGCTTTGAATATCATATCAACTGGAGTAATGGTAAAATTAGGAAAAGTTTACAGAAATCGAATGATTGATGTTGCAGTAACAAATTCAAAACTTTATGATCGTGCATTGCGAATCTTACAAGATCTAACTAACTTAAACCGTCATAAAGCAATTTTATTACTAGAGCATAATAATAAGAAAGTAAAATTAGCACTCTTAAATTACTGGACAGATATCAATCCAAGAGATGGTCAATCTCTTTTAGATGTTCACCAAGGGAATCTTAAATCTGCTCTTAATCATTATGATAAATTAAAAAATAAATAG
- a CDS encoding DUF3110 domain-containing protein — MSKVYALLFNIRTENEAIHTVQIGDRNKILMFESEDDAMRYSLLLEAQDFPVPTIESFDSDEIKEFCKQADYDWEIISNEELAIPPEKNVEKFSWKNEEDLKIVTDEVQMSTEEMDMMRNKLEGLL; from the coding sequence ATGAGTAAAGTGTATGCCTTGCTTTTTAATATACGTACTGAAAATGAGGCTATTCATACAGTACAAATAGGTGATCGCAATAAGATACTAATGTTTGAATCTGAGGATGATGCTATGCGCTATTCTTTACTTTTAGAGGCTCAAGATTTTCCAGTACCAACAATTGAATCTTTTGATTCAGATGAGATAAAAGAATTTTGCAAACAAGCTGATTATGATTGGGAAATTATTTCCAATGAGGAACTTGCTATTCCACCTGAAAAAAACGTAGAGAAGTTTTCATGGAAGAATGAGGAAGATTTAAAAATTGTTACTGATGAAGTGCAAATGTCTACTGAAGAAATGGACATGATGCGTAATAAACTAGAAGGGTTATTATAA
- a CDS encoding COP23 domain-containing protein — protein MVNISTKFIAFGTLVTVGVFSSVSEVQAQHFKYPETRMIGEGSSSTVEWSSNPGPRAFERKIQKVAFECIPQADGSYITEEKVVEITFNPAKYPVYAENDLSSQYVAFGELTGMPMIQWTENRPSNHKDGLYTAESRCQAVSSRLTNLAYSFGATTPVEVAQEFNSRMAVGKVNGERVIFISNKPQKAATENVVFTLKPQNGSTFAASQRALAQFQNSISGSIGGSGNPNELPPIVE, from the coding sequence ATGGTTAATATTTCAACAAAGTTCATTGCTTTCGGTACATTGGTTACTGTTGGTGTATTTAGTTCAGTTTCCGAAGTACAAGCTCAGCATTTCAAGTATCCAGAAACCAGAATGATTGGTGAAGGATCTTCTTCTACAGTTGAATGGAGTAGCAATCCTGGTCCTCGTGCTTTTGAACGTAAAATTCAAAAAGTAGCTTTTGAATGTATTCCCCAAGCTGATGGATCATATATTACTGAAGAAAAGGTAGTAGAGATTACATTTAATCCTGCTAAATATCCTGTGTATGCAGAAAATGATCTTTCCTCTCAGTATGTTGCTTTTGGAGAGCTAACTGGAATGCCTATGATTCAATGGACAGAAAATCGTCCCTCTAATCATAAGGATGGACTGTACACTGCTGAAAGCAGATGTCAAGCTGTCAGTTCACGCTTAACGAATCTTGCTTATTCTTTTGGTGCAACCACACCTGTTGAAGTTGCTCAGGAATTCAATAGCAGAATGGCTGTTGGTAAAGTTAATGGAGAACGAGTGATCTTCATTTCTAATAAACCCCAAAAAGCTGCTACTGAAAATGTAGTTTTTACACTAAAACCTCAAAACGGAAGTACATTTGCTGCTTCACAGAGAGCTTTGGCTCAATTTCAAAATTCCATATCAGGAAGTATTGGTGGTTCAGGTAACCCCAATGAATTACCTCCTATCGTAGAGTAA
- a CDS encoding efflux RND transporter periplasmic adaptor subunit — translation MKIFVPNKLNSPFRWILITITGGIIFIGGLTYKITKTSTLKNNLNNISSTAQRENLIINIKANGVLEPVESIDIGPKYPGRLVQLVTKQGEKVKQGQILAFMERAEIRTEGKIADAKYNQSLAEMEAARIRIPSEIQQAQAQFIKAEARLEEIKTKLEQASKRSPKKIEELKKELVLSQSNLQLATSKMKRGEELLQEGIVNQNDFDKLVNDYHKATTIFLKNKTFLKQITNSQNLEINQLRQKVLQSKAEVTEAKIIVDERKKIAKNEFSRLESLINLSKAQLEQVVIKFEDTAIRSPYDGLVVKQYAKPGEFINPISASLNSVISLAKGLKVIAEIPEIDINKVQENQLVTITSDVYPGELFQGKVTRIFSKHIPADNVKVFKVSIQLITGQNKLSPETGLKIAFLEKRIPNALTIPNNTIITKEGKVGVLLINEFNKPEFQSVVLGKILNNKTQILSGLNPEDILLVNSFKQVNNI, via the coding sequence ATGAAAATTTTTGTGCCTAATAAGTTAAATTCTCCTTTTCGATGGATTTTAATCACAATAACAGGAGGAATTATTTTTATTGGAGGATTAACCTACAAAATTACTAAAACTTCTACTTTAAAAAATAATCTTAATAACATATCCAGTACTGCGCAAAGAGAAAATCTGATTATTAATATAAAAGCTAATGGTGTATTGGAACCTGTAGAAAGTATTGATATAGGTCCTAAATATCCAGGGAGATTAGTTCAATTAGTTACTAAACAAGGAGAAAAAGTTAAGCAAGGACAGATTCTAGCATTCATGGAACGTGCAGAAATCAGAACTGAAGGGAAAATAGCTGACGCCAAATATAATCAATCTTTGGCTGAAATGGAAGCAGCTAGAATACGTATTCCTAGTGAAATTCAGCAAGCACAAGCTCAATTTATTAAAGCAGAAGCTAGATTAGAAGAAATTAAAACTAAATTAGAGCAAGCTAGTAAAAGAAGTCCGAAAAAAATTGAGGAACTAAAAAAAGAGTTGGTTTTGTCTCAGTCTAATTTGCAATTAGCAACTTCAAAAATGAAACGAGGCGAAGAACTATTGCAAGAAGGTATTGTAAATCAAAATGATTTTGACAAGCTGGTGAATGATTACCACAAAGCCACAACAATTTTTTTAAAGAATAAAACATTTTTAAAACAAATTACCAATTCACAAAATTTAGAAATTAATCAGTTAAGACAAAAAGTTTTACAATCTAAAGCAGAAGTTACTGAAGCAAAAATCATTGTTGACGAGCGTAAAAAAATCGCTAAAAATGAGTTTTCTCGTCTAGAATCTTTGATTAATCTATCTAAAGCTCAATTAGAACAAGTTGTAATTAAGTTTGAAGATACTGCCATTCGATCTCCTTATGATGGTCTTGTGGTAAAACAGTATGCTAAACCAGGTGAATTTATTAACCCGATTTCAGCTTCTCTAAACTCAGTTATTTCTTTGGCAAAAGGGTTAAAAGTAATTGCAGAGATTCCAGAAATTGATATTAATAAAGTACAAGAGAATCAGCTTGTAACTATTACCTCTGATGTTTATCCTGGAGAATTATTTCAGGGCAAAGTTACTAGGATTTTTTCAAAACACATACCAGCAGATAATGTAAAGGTATTTAAAGTTTCAATTCAATTAATTACTGGACAAAATAAATTATCTCCTGAAACAGGATTAAAAATAGCTTTCTTAGAAAAAAGAATACCTAATGCTTTAACTATCCCAAATAATACAATCATAACTAAAGAGGGAAAAGTAGGTGTTTTACTTATAAACGAGTTTAACAAGCCTGAATTTCAGTCAGTTGTTTTAGGTAAGATTTTAAACAATAAAACTCAAATACTTTCTGGATTGAATCCAGAAGATATATTATTGGTAAATTCTTTCAAGCAAGTCAATAATATCTAG